A single Hippocampus zosterae strain Florida chromosome 1, ASM2543408v3, whole genome shotgun sequence DNA region contains:
- the si:dkeyp-72g9.4 gene encoding uncharacterized protein si:dkeyp-72g9.4 isoform X2: MRPRSKLLSKGELLLPTIREGTEETLRDLNETKTQRVAEGVSSDDYLLSICHLAHPTFPTGDISPSAHQVDGVYQRRRASRHSETKSLTSNHKQKAVRQVECNEVLGSSDPLEYLYGHHNNLSTCQSRFKVCPHDGSQRESEWERPARSRAHSIPHAASPGLPRQRKSSCPEIHAKSATTILSVSPKHNRQILMVEKESVSESKADGQPGGRDECEPACSLPSPRYRTFNQKHSVKTNF; this comes from the exons ATGCGGCCACGATCCAAACTGCTCTCCAAGGGAGAATTGCTCCTCCCTACGATCAGGGAGGGCACAGAGGAGACACTGAGAGATTTGAATGAGACCAAGACGCAACGTGTTGCTGAAGGCGTCTCTTCTGACGACTACCTCCTCTCCATCTGCCACCTGGCGCACCCCACGTTCCCCACCGGCGACATTTCACCCAGTGCACACCAAGTAGACGGAGTGTATCAGAGGAGGCGGGCATCACGCCACAGCGAGACTAAATCCTTGACGAGCAACCACAAACAAAAAGCTGTGCGGCAGGTAGAATGCAATGAAGTATTAGGCAGCTCAGACCCCCTGGAGTATCTTTACGGCCATCACAACAACCTTTCGACTTGTCAGTCAAGATTCAAAGTTTGCCCACATGATGGAAGTCAACGCGAGAGTGAGTGGGAGAGGCCGGCTCGCTCAAGAGCTCACAGCATCCCCCACGCTGCAAGTCCTGGTCTCCCACGGCAACGCAAGAGCAGCTGCCCTGAGATACACGCCAAGAGTGCCACGACCATTTTGAGCGTCTCCCCAAAACACAACCGACAAATTCTGATGGTCGAGAAGGAAAGTGTGTCAGAGAGCAAAGCAGACG GTCAGCCTGGAGGGAGGGACGAATGCGAACCTGCATGCTCCCTGCCATCACCGAGATATAGAACCTTCAATCAGAAACATTCAGTTAAAACAAACTTTTAG
- the si:dkeyp-72g9.4 gene encoding uncharacterized protein si:dkeyp-72g9.4 isoform X1: protein MRPRSKLLSKGELLLPTIREGTEETLRDLNETKTQRVAEGVSSDDYLLSICHLAHPTFPTGDISPSAHQVDGVYQRRRASRHSETKSLTSNHKQKAVRQVECNEVLGSSDPLEYLYGHHNNLSTCQSRFKVCPHDGSQRESEWERPARSRAHSIPHAASPGLPRQRKSSCPEIHAKSATTILSVSPKHNRQILMVEKESVSESKADGEVVNPNKRHSMVSQWISDCRSAWREGRMRTCMLPAITEI, encoded by the coding sequence ATGCGGCCACGATCCAAACTGCTCTCCAAGGGAGAATTGCTCCTCCCTACGATCAGGGAGGGCACAGAGGAGACACTGAGAGATTTGAATGAGACCAAGACGCAACGTGTTGCTGAAGGCGTCTCTTCTGACGACTACCTCCTCTCCATCTGCCACCTGGCGCACCCCACGTTCCCCACCGGCGACATTTCACCCAGTGCACACCAAGTAGACGGAGTGTATCAGAGGAGGCGGGCATCACGCCACAGCGAGACTAAATCCTTGACGAGCAACCACAAACAAAAAGCTGTGCGGCAGGTAGAATGCAATGAAGTATTAGGCAGCTCAGACCCCCTGGAGTATCTTTACGGCCATCACAACAACCTTTCGACTTGTCAGTCAAGATTCAAAGTTTGCCCACATGATGGAAGTCAACGCGAGAGTGAGTGGGAGAGGCCGGCTCGCTCAAGAGCTCACAGCATCCCCCACGCTGCAAGTCCTGGTCTCCCACGGCAACGCAAGAGCAGCTGCCCTGAGATACACGCCAAGAGTGCCACGACCATTTTGAGCGTCTCCCCAAAACACAACCGACAAATTCTGATGGTCGAGAAGGAAAGTGTGTCAGAGAGCAAAGCAGACGGTGAGGTGGTGAACCCAAACAAGAGGCACTCGATGGTCTCACAGTGGATTTCTGATTGCAGGTCAGCCTGGAGGGAGGGACGAATGCGAACCTGCATGCTCCCTGCCATCACCGAGATATAG